In one Phyllostomus discolor isolate MPI-MPIP mPhyDis1 chromosome 8, mPhyDis1.pri.v3, whole genome shotgun sequence genomic region, the following are encoded:
- the FLII gene encoding LOW QUALITY PROTEIN: protein flightless-1 homolog (The sequence of the model RefSeq protein was modified relative to this genomic sequence to represent the inferred CDS: inserted 1 base in 1 codon; deleted 1 base in 1 codon), with product MEATGVLPFVRGVDLSGNDFKGGYFPENVKAMTSLRWLKLNRTGLCYLPEELAALQKLEHLSVSHNHLTTLHGELSSLPSLRAIVARANNLKNSGVPDDIFKLEDLSVLDLSYNQLTECPRELENAKNMLVLNLSHNSIDTXPNQLFINLTDLLYLDLSENCLESLPPQMRRLLHLQTLILNGNPLQHAQLRQLPALTALQTLHLRNTQRTQSNLPTSLEGLSNLTDVDLSCNDLMRVPECLYTLSSLRRLNLSSNQITELSLCIDQWVHVETLNLSRNQLTSLPSAICKLTKLKKLYLNSNNLDFDGLPSGIGKLASLEEFMAANNNLELIPESLCRCTKLRKLVLNKNRLVTLPEAIHFLTEIQVLDVRENPSLVMPPKPADRSAEWYNIDFSLQNQLRLAGASPATVAAAAAVGGGPKDPLARKMRLRRRKDSAQDDQAKQVLKGMSDVAQEKNKKQEEITDSRAPGGRVRRWDQGLEKPRLDYSEFFTEEVGQLPGLTVWQIENFVPVLVEEAFHGKFYEADCYIVLKTFLDDSSSLNWEIYYWIGGEATLDKKACSAIHAVNLRNYLGAECRTVREEMGDESEEFLQVFDNDIAYIEGGTASGFYTVEDTHYVTRMYRVYGKKNIKLEPVPLKGASLDPRFVFLLDRGLDLYVWRGTQATLSSTTKARLFAEKINKNERKGKAEITLLVQGQECPEFWEALGGEPSEIKKHVPDDFWPPQPKLYKVGLGLGYLELPQINYRLSVEHKTPPKVELMPRMRLLQSLLDTRCVYILDCWSDVFIWLGRKSPRLVRAAALKLGQELCGMLHRPRHTMVSRSLEGTEAQVFKAKFKNWDDVLTVDYTRNAEAVLQGQGLAGKVKRDSEKKDEMKADLTALFLPRQPPMALAEAEQLMEEWNEDLDGMEGFVLEGKKFARLPEEEFGHFYMQDCYVFLCRYWVPVEYEEEEKKEEKDGEKAGPEGKEGEEAAAEVEEKQPEEDFQCIVYFWQGREASNMGWLTFTFSLQKKFESLFPGKLEVVRMTQQQENPKFLSHFKRKFIIHRGKRKGTQGALHPSLYQIRTNGSALCTRCIQINTDSSLLNSEFCFILKVPFESEDNQGIVYAWVGRASDPDEAKLAEDILNTMFDASYSKQVINEGEEPENFFWVGIGVQKPYDDDAEYMKHTRLFRCSNEKGYFAVTEKCSDFCQDDLADDDIMLLDNGQEVYMWVGTQTSQVEIKLSLKACQVYIQHLRAKEHEQRRRLRLVRKGNEQHAFTRCFHAWSTFREALV from the exons ATGGAGGCCACTGGAGTGCTGCCGTTCGTGCGCGGCGTGGACCTCAGCGGCAACGACTTCAAG GGAGGCTACTTCCCTGAAAATGTCAAGGCCATGACCAGTCTGCGATGGCTGAAGCTGAATCGCACCGGCCTCTGCTACCTGCCCGAAGAGTTGGCTGCCCTGCAGAAGCTG GAGCACCTCTCTGTGAGCCACAACCACCTAACCACGCTTCATGGGGAGCTGTCCAGCCTGCCATCTCTTCGG GCCATTGTGGCTCGAGCTAACAACCTGAAGAATTCTGGAGTGCCCGATGACATCTTCAAGCTGGAGGACCTCTCAGTCCTG GACTTGAGCTACAACCAGCTGACAGAGTGCCCTCGGGAGCTGGAAAACGCCAAGAACATGCTGGTGCTGAACCTCAGCCATAACAG cATTGACA ATCCCAACCAGCTCTTCATCAACCTCACTGACCTGCTGTACCTGGAC CTCAGTGAGAACTGCCTGGAGAGCTTACCTCCGCAGATGCGCCGTCTACTGCACCTGCAGACGCTCATTCTCAACGGGAACCCACTGCAGCACGCCCAGCTCCG GCAGCTCCCTGCTCTGACGGCCTTGCAGACCCTGCACCTGAGGAACACCCAGCGCACCCAGAGCAACCTCCCCACCAGCCTTGAGGGTCTGAGCAACCTCACAG ATGTGGACCTGTCCTGCAACGACCTGATGCGGGTGCCAGAGTGCCTGTACACCCTCTCCAGCCTACGACGCCTCAACCTCAGCAGCAACCAGATCACAGAGCTGTCTCTGTGTATTGACCAGTGGGTGCATGTGGAGACCTTGAACCTGTCCCGAAATCAGCTCACCTCACTGCCT TCGGCCATTTGCAAGCTGACCAAGCTGAAGAAGCTATACCTGAACTCCAACAATCTGGACTTCGATGGACTGCCCTCAGGCATCGGCAAGCTGGCCAGCCTGGAGGAGTTCATGGCCGCCAATAACAACCTGGAGCTGATCCCTGAGAGCCTCTGCAG GTGCACAAAGCTGAGGAAACTTGTCCTGAACAAGAACCGCTTGGTGACCCTGCCAGAGGCCATCCACTTCTTGACAGAGATCCAG GTCCTGGATGTTCGGGAGAACCCCAGCCTGGTCATGCCTCCCAAGCCTGCTGACCGCAGCGCCGAGTGGTACAACATCGACTTCTCACTGCAGAACCAGCTGCGACTAGCAGGTGCCTCCCCTGCCACAGTGGCTGCCGCAGCAGCTG TAGGGGGTGGGCCCAAGGACCCCCTGGCTCGAAAGATGCGACTGCGGAGGCGCAAGGACTCAGCTCAGGATGACCAGGCCAAGCAGGTGCTGAAGGGCATGTCGGATGTGGCTCAGGAGAAGAACAAAAAGCAGGAG GAAATTACCGACAGCCGAGCCCCCGGGGGCAGGGTGCGGCGCTGGGACCAGGGCCTGGAGAAGCCGCGCCTCGACTACTCAGAGttcttcacagaggaggtgggtCAGCTGCCTGGCCTGACCGTCTGGCAGATCGAGAACTTCGTGCCTGTGCTGGTGGAGGAAGCCTTCCATGGCAAGTTCTACGAGGCTGACTGCTACATCGTGCTCAAG ACCTTTCTGGATGACAGCAGCTCTCTGAACTGGGAGATCTACTACTGGATCGGTGGAGAGGCCACCCTGGACAAGAAGGCTTGCTCTGCTATCCACGCGGTGAACCTGCGCAACTACCTGGGTGCGGAGTGCCGCACTGTGCGGGAGGAGATGGGCGATGAGAGCGAGGAGTTCCTGCAG GTGTTTGACAACGACATTGCCTACATTGAGGGTGGAACAGCCAGTGGCTTCTACACTGTAGAGGACACTCACTACGTCACCAG GATGTACCGTGTGTATGGGAAAAAGAACATCAAGTTGGAGCCTGTGCCACTCAAGGGAGCCTCTCTGGACCCGAG GTTTGTTTTCCTGCTAGACCGAGGGTTGGACCTCTATGTGTGGCGGGGGACCCAGGCCACGCTGAGCAGCACAACCAAGGCCAG GCTCTTTgcagaaaaaattaacaagaatgAGCGGAAAGGGAAGGCAGAGATCACACTGCTGGTGCAGGGCCAGGAGTGCCCAGAGTTCTGGGAGGCACTTGGTGGTGAGCCCTCTGAGATCAAGAAGCATGTGCCTGATGACTTCTGGCCACCCCAGCCCAAGCTGTATAAG GTGGGCCTGGGCCTCGGCTACCTGGAGCTGCCCCAGATCAACTACAGGCTGTCAGTGGAGCATAAGACACCTCCCAAGGTGGAACTGATGCCCAGGATGCGGCTG CTGCAGAGCCTTCTGGACACCCGCTGCGTGTACATCCTGGACTGCTGGTCTGATGTGTTCATCTGGCTCGGCCGCAAGTCCCCACGCCTTGTGCGTGCGGCAGCCCTCAAACTGGGCCAGGAGCTGTGTGGGATGTTGCACCGGCCACGTCACACCATGGTCAGCCGCAGCCTCGAGGGCACTGAGGCACAG GTGTTCAAGGCCAAATTCAAGAACTGGGATGACGTGTTGACAGTAGACTACACGCGCAACGCAGAGGCTGTGCTGCAGGGCCAGGGACTTGCTGGGAAGGTGAAGCGTGACTCTGAGAAGAAAGATGAGATGAAGGCTGACCTCACTGCACTCTTCTTGCCAAGGCAGCCTCCCATGGCGCTGGctgag GCGGAGCAGCTCATGGAGGAGTGGAACGAGGACCTGGACGGCATGGAGGGCTTCGTGCTCGAGGGTAAGAAGTTCGCACGGCTGCCTGAGGAGGAATTCGGCCACTTCTACATGCAGGACTGCTACGTCTTCCTCTGCAG gTACTGGGTCCCCGTGGAGTacgaggaggaggagaagaaggaagagaaagatggggagaaggCTGGGCCCGAGGGCAAAGAAGGCGAGGAAGCAGCCGCTGAGGTGGAGGAGAAGCAGCCTGAGGAGGATTTCCAGTGTATCGTGTACTTCTGGCAGGGCCGGGAAGCCTCCAACATGGGCTGGCTCACCTTCACCTTCAGTCTGCAGAAGAAGTTCGAAAGCCTCTTCCCTGGCAAGCTGGAG GTGGTGCGCATGACCCAGCAACAGGAGAACCCCAAGTTCCTGTCCCATTTCAAGAGGAAGTTCATCATCCACCGGGGCAAGAGGAAGGGGACTCAGGgtgccctgcaccccagcctctACCAGATTCGCACCAATGGCAGCGCCCTCTGTACCCG GTGCATCCAGATCAACACTGACTCCAGTCTCCTCAACTCCGAGTTCTGCTTCATCCTCAAG GTTCCCTTTGAAAGTGAAGACAACCAGGGCATTGTGTATGCATGGGTGGGCCGGGCGTCGGACCCTGATGAGGCCAAGCTGGCGGAGGATATACTGAACACCATGTTTGACGCCTCCTACAGCAAGCAG GTCATCAACGAAGGTGAAGAGCCGGAGAACTTCTTCTGGGTGGGCATAGGCGTACAGAAGCCGTATGACGACGACGCTGAATATATGAAGCACACCCGACTCTTCCG GTGCTCCAATGAGAAGGGTTACTTCGCAGTGACTGAGAAATGTTCTGACTTTTGCCAAGATGATCTGGCAGATGATGACATCATGTTGTTAGACAATGGCCAAGAG GTCTATATGTGGGTGGGGACCCAGACAAGCCAGGTGGAGATCAAGCTGAGTCTCAAGGCCTGCCAG GTGTACATCCAGCACCTGCGCGCTAAAGAGCACGAGCAGCGCCGCCGCCTACGCCTGGTCCGTAAGGGAAATGAGCAGCATGCCTTCACTCGCTGCTTCCATGCCTGGAGCACCTTCCGAGAGGCCCTGGTTTAG
- the MIEF2 gene encoding mitochondrial dynamics protein MID49, with translation MAEFSQKRGKRHDDDVWGSAVDFLLANARLVLGVSGAAVLGIATLAVKRLIDRATSPQDEDDIKGDATCLEDSWKELSLLKGTPCQQPRSSPAALSHPVLLSAPSLFAPEGPADADPQLAPQLSSPAPLCLTFQERLLAYERDRVSIPVSHVALAKQLAGDIALELQAYLQSKFPELPFGALVPGGPLYDGLQAGAADHVRLLVPLVLEPGLWRLVPGMDTVARDPRCWAVRRTQLEFCPRGSSPWDRFLVGGYLSSRVLLELLRKALAASVNWPAIGSLLGCLIQPNMASEELLLEVQHERLEFTVAVLLVVTGADTEDRLLLAWPLEGLAGNFWLQDLYLAEAARLRALDDRDLGTRRRLLLLLCSVCQGHPALRQLSRGHLTQVVLRLGEEDVNWAEEALGARFLQAVELLICSLEQASLPCHFNPAVNLFDSLRPQEIDDMGYALYFGLQAPEGLL, from the exons ATGGCAGAGTTCTCCCAGAAACGGGGGAAGCGGCATGACGACGATGTGTGGGGCAGCGCTGTGGACTTCCTCCTGGCCAATGCCCGCCTGGTGCTGGGTGTGAGTGGGGCTGCTGTGCTGGGTATTGCCACCCTGGCTGTGAAGCGG CTCATTGACAGGGCTACCAGCCCTCAGGACGAGGATGACATCAAGGGAGATGCCACATGCCTGGAAGACAGTTGGAAGGAACTGAGCCTGCTCAAGGGCACACCATGCCAACAGCCCCGGTCCTCACCTGCTGCACTCAGCCATCCTGTGCTTCTCTCGGCCCCCTCACTCTTTGCCCCAG AGGGGCCCGCAGATGCTGACCCTCAGCTGGCTCCTCAGCTTAGCTCGCCAGCACCACTGTGTCTGACGTTCCAGGAAAGGCTGTTGGCATACGAGCGAGACCGTGTGAGCATCCCAGTGTCTCATGTGGCTCTGGCCAAACAGTTGGCTGGTGACATTGCCCTGGAGCTGCAGGCCTACTTGCAGAGCAAGTTCCCAGAACTACCTTTTGGGGCACTTGTGCCTGGGGGGCCACTTTATGATGGCCTGCAGGCAGGGGCTGCTGACCATGTGCGTCTCCTGGTGCCCCTGGTGCTGGAGCCGGGCCTGTGGAGGCTAGTGCCTGGCATGGACACTGTGGCCAGGGACCCTCGATGCTGGGCTGTGCGCAGGACTCAGCTTGAATTCTGCCCCCGCGGAAGTAGCCCCTGGGACCGCTTTCTGGTGGGAGGCTATCTCTCTTCCCGTGTCCTGCTGGAACTGCTCCGCAAGGCCCTGGCTGCCTCCGTCAACTGGCCAGCTATTGGCAGCCTTCTTGGGTGCTTGATCCAGCCCAACATGGCCTCAGAGGAGCTGCTGCTTGAGGTCCAGCATGAGCGCCTGGAGTTCACTGTTGCTGTGCTCCTAGTGGTCACTGGGGCTGATACGGAGGATCGGCTCCTtctggcctggcctctggaggGGCTGGCTGGGAACTTCTGGCTACAGGACTTGTACCTGGCAGAAGCTGCCAGGCTTCGAGCTTTGGATGACCGTGATTTGGGGACCCGCCGTcggctgttgctgctgctgtgtaGTGTCTGCCAAGGCCATCCAGCCCTGCGGCAGCTGAGCCGGGGCCACCTGACCCAGGTGGTTCTCCGTCTAGGAGAGGAGGATGTGAACTGGGCTGAAGAGGCCTTGGGTGCACGCTTCCTGCAGGCAGTGGAGCTGCTCATCTGCAGCCTAGAGCAGGCCAGCCTACCCTGCCATTTCAACCCTGCGGTGAACCTCTTCGACAGCCTGCGCCCGCAGGAGATTGACGACATGGGTTACGCACTATACTTCGGCCTGCAGGCCCCGGAGGGGCTGCTGTAG